The Chryseobacterium nakagawai genome has a segment encoding these proteins:
- a CDS encoding phosphatidylinositol-specific phospholipase C, whose product MPTKQHNRFLLQMMEGVSNLKMVITDHSVSSGQPWENTPDIIQKSGNTWEIDVQAGRHGTDTVAQWFKSKISGGDAIGCSSNDALPAKLNFAFTCILSFDYQNRHCELRDVQIGQGHNSKLENNWWIGSRNIKKISGTYILRTDGNMHFNCNVSVSGVNQFYLKLNESEWMSKLDQNVSLKALSIPGTHDSGTYKISSASFGARCQNYDIRQQLENGIRFLDIRLVNSSNSSDPLDLYHGIISCGVTFGNVLDACQAFLKDHPSETILMSVNNEKSGQDISDNFIQYLKKYNTLYFQGNAIPNLNETKGKILFLYRFELNAGNSGIDKNKVGVRFGAWQDDTTFETTNANGQKFYIEDNYESYDTHKKVKYVQENLERAMQKNANNDAVLYVSFNSIAYGVFHHTPYQYAWGGSGVDPAMNPWLKQYTQYSGKKRLGIIPLDFYNNGGGNPIENGLVDNIIQSNH is encoded by the coding sequence ATGCCAACAAAACAACACAACAGATTTCTTCTCCAGATGATGGAGGGAGTGAGTAACTTAAAAATGGTCATTACAGATCATAGCGTTTCCTCTGGGCAACCTTGGGAAAATACGCCGGATATTATTCAGAAATCCGGAAATACTTGGGAAATTGACGTCCAGGCCGGAAGACACGGCACCGATACGGTGGCTCAATGGTTCAAAAGTAAGATATCAGGAGGTGATGCTATTGGATGCAGCTCTAATGATGCTTTGCCGGCTAAATTGAACTTTGCATTTACCTGCATCTTATCTTTCGATTACCAGAACAGGCATTGTGAGCTTCGTGATGTACAGATTGGGCAGGGGCACAATTCAAAATTGGAGAATAACTGGTGGATTGGGAGCCGAAATATTAAAAAGATATCGGGTACCTATATCTTAAGAACAGATGGTAATATGCATTTTAACTGTAATGTTTCAGTGTCCGGTGTGAACCAGTTTTATCTTAAGTTAAATGAGTCGGAGTGGATGAGTAAATTGGATCAAAATGTCTCACTGAAAGCTTTAAGTATCCCCGGAACACACGATTCAGGAACGTATAAAATCTCTTCTGCATCATTTGGAGCAAGGTGTCAGAACTATGACATTAGACAACAATTGGAAAATGGGATTCGTTTTCTGGATATCAGACTCGTGAATTCGTCCAATTCTTCTGATCCGCTAGATCTTTATCATGGTATTATTTCCTGTGGAGTTACTTTTGGTAATGTATTGGATGCCTGTCAGGCGTTTTTAAAGGATCATCCGTCTGAAACTATTTTAATGTCTGTAAATAATGAGAAAAGCGGCCAGGACATTTCTGATAATTTCATTCAATACCTTAAAAAATACAATACCCTTTACTTTCAGGGAAATGCCATTCCAAACTTAAATGAAACGAAAGGAAAAATTCTCTTTTTATATAGATTCGAACTTAATGCAGGAAACTCAGGAATTGATAAAAATAAAGTAGGAGTGAGGTTTGGAGCATGGCAGGATGATACGACTTTTGAAACAACGAATGCCAATGGACAGAAATTCTATATTGAGGATAATTATGAAAGTTATGATACCCACAAAAAAGTAAAATATGTACAGGAAAACCTGGAACGGGCTATGCAGAAAAATGCTAATAATGATGCTGTTCTGTATGTAAGCTTTAACAGTATTGCCTATGGCGTCTTCCATCATACTCCTTATCAATATGCGTGGGGAGGCTCAGGAGTTGATCCGGCCATGAATCCATGGCTGAAACAGTATACCCAATATTCAGGAAAGAAAAGATTGGGAATCATCCCGCTTGATTTTTATAACAACGGTGGTGGAAATCCAATTGAAAACGGGTTGGTTGATAATATTATTCAATCCAATCATTAA
- a CDS encoding T9SS type A sorting domain-containing protein gives MKKLLFSIALLATGFAFGQINLVHTFPANEDAAVYINDNQLLYCTQVIDQPIIKIYGQNYDYIKTLNITMPAGYEWMIFHPDLDYQVSKNIFNTNDKLEFIVYFHKSGTPDSKLKIIDEDGTIIKDFPGTYRVEYTKIYHDPIDNTNKIKLLNETTQQTEIYSLPTTVLANKEIMTVKNKLAAFPIPAKTTLKINNPQNNASKVEVFDTTGKLVINQTFSSHDDLITLNVQNLTNGLYIYKIGDVSSKFIKE, from the coding sequence ATGAAAAAACTTTTATTTTCGATCGCCTTACTAGCGACAGGATTTGCTTTTGGACAAATAAATTTAGTACATACTTTTCCGGCTAACGAAGATGCTGCCGTTTACATTAATGACAATCAGTTATTATATTGTACACAAGTGATAGATCAACCTATCATAAAAATTTACGGACAAAACTACGATTATATCAAAACGCTTAATATCACAATGCCAGCAGGCTATGAATGGATGATTTTTCATCCTGATTTAGATTATCAGGTTTCTAAAAATATATTCAATACGAATGACAAACTTGAGTTTATCGTCTATTTCCATAAAAGTGGCACACCTGATTCGAAGCTAAAAATCATTGACGAAGATGGTACCATTATCAAAGATTTCCCAGGAACTTACAGGGTTGAATATACCAAAATCTATCACGATCCAATAGATAACACCAACAAGATAAAATTACTTAACGAGACGACTCAACAAACAGAAATCTATTCATTACCTACGACGGTTCTTGCGAACAAAGAGATTATGACGGTAAAGAATAAATTAGCAGCCTTTCCTATTCCTGCGAAAACTACATTAAAGATCAATAATCCTCAAAACAATGCTAGTAAAGTTGAAGTTTTTGATACAACAGGAAAGTTGGTGATTAACCAGACTTTTTCCAGCCATGATGATCTTATTACCCTGAATGTACAAAACCTAACTAATGGTCTTTACATTTATAAAATCGGAGATGTAAGCTCTAAGTTTATCAAAGAATAA
- a CDS encoding DUF2314 domain-containing protein, with the protein MEENPIFWADGDDPQMIEAYKKAQETFKYFWREQSWEYRRIIPGLNVSCVKALFSDTTETGETIVEHMWINDIGFDGERVTGYLINEPNTLKNVQVGDYIDIPLSGISDWLFAITPNVKKPKGLSKLFSSSTEPLPKAYGGFTIQKMRSDMSALERKDHDNAWQLDFGDFNNILMVNNQEEEPENLVEHPMSRNMKDDFAKFLQEYPDEIKLIDDNGQTLLHRETIAGNLTTVQTALEAGADKTVQSKAGKTALDYAKELNWEHLIPVLENY; encoded by the coding sequence ATGGAAGAAAATCCTATATTTTGGGCGGATGGAGATGATCCGCAAATGATTGAAGCATACAAGAAAGCACAGGAAACTTTTAAATATTTTTGGCGTGAACAATCCTGGGAATACAGAAGAATCATTCCGGGACTTAATGTATCATGTGTAAAAGCTCTTTTTTCAGATACCACTGAAACGGGAGAAACTATTGTTGAACACATGTGGATCAATGATATTGGATTTGACGGTGAGCGTGTAACAGGATATCTGATCAATGAACCCAACACCTTAAAGAATGTTCAGGTGGGAGATTATATTGATATTCCTCTTAGTGGTATCAGTGACTGGCTTTTCGCCATTACTCCCAATGTAAAGAAGCCTAAAGGTCTTTCTAAATTATTCTCATCATCTACAGAACCTCTTCCTAAAGCTTATGGTGGTTTTACCATTCAGAAAATGCGTTCAGATATGTCTGCTTTAGAGAGAAAGGATCATGACAATGCCTGGCAGCTGGATTTTGGTGATTTCAACAATATTCTTATGGTAAACAACCAGGAAGAAGAGCCTGAAAATCTTGTAGAGCATCCTATGAGCAGAAATATGAAAGACGATTTTGCGAAATTCTTACAGGAATACCCGGATGAAATCAAACTTATTGATGACAATGGACAGACCCTTCTTCACCGAGAAACTATTGCCGGAAACTTAACCACAGTACAGACTGCACTGGAAGCCGGAGCAGATAAAACGGTTCAATCTAAAGCGGGAAAAACCGCACTGGATTATGCTAAAGAGCTGAATTGGGAACATCTTATTCCAGTATTGGAAAATTATTAA
- a CDS encoding DUF4268 domain-containing protein: protein MFSKQEAQQLKKEFWTAFGKSFPRKWILYDTKIKDMSFKFSADNKKAEVSLEIEMKDEIFRNAYYEKIWSLEDILKDFIGDFQKDEYFTLENGKVISRIWVEKHGVSVFNRNTWQEIFEFFVEKMDGFERFYYEYEDFIKDI, encoded by the coding sequence ATGTTCAGTAAACAAGAAGCACAACAACTCAAAAAGGAATTTTGGACAGCTTTTGGAAAATCCTTTCCAAGAAAATGGATCCTGTATGATACTAAGATCAAGGATATGTCATTTAAATTCTCTGCAGACAACAAAAAAGCAGAGGTTTCTCTTGAAATCGAAATGAAAGATGAGATTTTTCGTAATGCTTATTATGAAAAGATATGGTCTTTGGAAGATATTTTAAAAGATTTTATCGGAGATTTTCAGAAAGACGAATATTTTACATTGGAAAATGGAAAGGTCATCAGCCGTATTTGGGTAGAAAAACATGGGGTTTCAGTCTTCAATAGAAACACATGGCAGGAAATTTTTGAATTCTTTGTCGAAAAAATGGATGGATTCGAAAGGTTTTATTACGAATATGAGGATTTTATAAAGGACATATGA
- a CDS encoding RrF2 family transcriptional regulator, which yields MLSKKSQYAFKALSYLVEKRNEGPVLISEIAEHKKIPLKFLENILLELKKAEILDSKKGKGGGYFLRENPENVKLAKIIRLVNGPIAMLPCVSLNFYEKCEDCNEDHCGLHDVLIEVRDASLNILEKKTLMDLVD from the coding sequence ATGCTATCAAAAAAATCTCAATATGCGTTTAAGGCACTTTCATATCTTGTAGAAAAAAGAAATGAAGGTCCGGTTCTTATTTCCGAAATAGCGGAACACAAAAAGATACCTTTAAAGTTTTTAGAAAATATCCTGCTTGAACTGAAAAAAGCGGAGATCCTTGACAGTAAAAAAGGAAAGGGAGGAGGATACTTCTTGAGGGAAAATCCTGAAAATGTGAAATTAGCCAAAATTATCCGTCTTGTGAACGGTCCCATTGCCATGCTTCCGTGTGTAAGTCTCAACTTCTATGAAAAATGTGAAGACTGCAACGAAGATCATTGTGGCTTACATGATGTATTGATAGAGGTTAGAGATGCCTCACTGAATATTCTTGAGAAAAAAACTTTAATGGATTTGGTCGACTGA
- a CDS encoding sulfite exporter TauE/SafE family protein, with translation MVITKKIQIRLNILLVTIALVSAAVFSLYELGYFDELQQMLAKDHYIFYWMLLVGVFAEIVAGSMGMGYGVICTTTLMFLNIPPHIVSASIHSAESFTTAAGSASHIKLKNVSISLVKKLAVPAVIGAIIGAISLTYLGEYYAKITKTVIAFYTLYLGFQILSNAFKDKQSKALKRKTNLTRLGVIGGFIDSFAGGGWGPLVTGTLIKNAFTPRFAVGSSTVAKFILTITAAVTFFFTLGIQHWNIILGLLIGGIITAPFSAMLTAKLPVKKMFLVIGVLVIVMSSITIYKSVFS, from the coding sequence ATGGTGATTACAAAAAAGATTCAGATAAGGCTCAATATATTGTTAGTAACGATTGCTCTGGTATCAGCAGCCGTTTTTTCCCTATATGAGCTGGGCTATTTTGATGAGTTGCAGCAGATGTTGGCAAAAGATCATTATATTTTTTACTGGATGCTTTTGGTGGGTGTTTTTGCAGAGATTGTAGCAGGATCAATGGGGATGGGCTATGGCGTGATCTGTACCACCACACTGATGTTTCTGAACATTCCGCCTCATATTGTAAGCGCCAGTATTCATTCTGCGGAAAGCTTTACTACAGCAGCAGGAAGCGCAAGTCATATTAAGCTTAAGAATGTAAGCATAAGCCTGGTGAAGAAATTAGCTGTTCCTGCGGTCATTGGAGCAATTATAGGGGCTATTAGTCTTACTTATCTTGGCGAGTATTACGCAAAGATCACTAAAACAGTGATTGCTTTTTATACTTTATATCTTGGATTCCAAATCCTTTCCAATGCTTTTAAAGATAAACAGAGTAAAGCATTGAAAAGAAAGACTAATCTGACAAGACTTGGCGTGATTGGAGGATTTATAGACTCTTTTGCCGGTGGTGGTTGGGGGCCTTTGGTAACCGGAACACTTATTAAAAATGCTTTTACTCCAAGATTTGCAGTGGGAAGTTCTACTGTTGCGAAATTTATCCTGACCATTACAGCTGCTGTTACCTTTTTCTTTACTCTTGGAATTCAGCACTGGAATATTATCCTTGGGCTTTTAATAGGTGGAATTATTACCGCTCCTTTTTCCGCAATGCTTACTGCAAAGCTTCCGGTGAAGAAAATGTTTCTGGTCATTGGAGTTTTGGTGATTGTCATGAGTTCTATAACTATTTATAAATCAGTGTTCAGTTAA
- a CDS encoding putative quinol monooxygenase, which produces MNLHIIALFKFNENYLMEAVELFQNLVKETRKEEGCLQYDLVEDKDNKGTFFLIELWESVDHHNRHNGQDHLLDFRKDASKIMESGVEVYKGFKIY; this is translated from the coding sequence ATGAACTTACATATCATTGCACTTTTTAAGTTTAATGAAAATTATCTGATGGAAGCGGTAGAGCTTTTTCAAAATCTGGTGAAGGAAACAAGAAAAGAAGAAGGATGCCTACAGTACGATCTTGTTGAAGATAAAGACAATAAAGGAACATTTTTCCTGATTGAACTTTGGGAGAGTGTGGATCATCACAACAGACACAACGGTCAGGATCACCTGCTGGACTTCCGTAAAGATGCTTCCAAAATCATGGAAAGCGGGGTGGAGGTTTACAAAGGTTTTAAAATATATTAA
- a CDS encoding T9SS type A sorting domain-containing protein — protein MRTKLLLASLLALTVQQTVLAQTDALGYTQANMTLGSGYQNRSFFNFSDGNIVSQSATTWDVAFYRVSPYATGTRINDAKNIEVYTAATSLAEWDNININNEASWGEPLYNPDQITDWSQGAFEQGPITGPNPNIPSTGWGVYNPVNHHINGKAIFVLKYASGTYIKFAIEDAFSGYTFKYSKWDGTAWTPTETRTVANGTDDAYFNYFSFDTGAKVPNMEPSKNAWDLVFTKYFTFYNGVQMYPVAGAIQSPGLKVAMVDPETQQVADGNIPAANNFSSNITTIGHSWKVITTLKNNVVYYVKKGNDYYRMYFTQSDGSSTGNMFFKYKKITGSLGITEVSKKASFGIYPNPTTADKKVTILFDVKEKASNKGSVEVYDLTGKKVHAAELTNQAGFYRQDLNLSQLPSGNYLVKITYGGTSETKKLIVK, from the coding sequence ATGAGAACAAAACTATTATTGGCATCGTTGCTTGCTCTTACTGTTCAACAGACTGTGTTAGCGCAGACAGATGCATTAGGATACACACAAGCAAATATGACGTTGGGAAGTGGGTATCAAAATCGTTCATTCTTTAATTTTTCTGATGGAAATATCGTTTCTCAATCTGCTACTACATGGGATGTAGCATTCTATAGAGTTTCTCCTTATGCAACAGGAACAAGAATTAATGATGCTAAGAACATTGAAGTATATACCGCTGCAACCAGTTTAGCAGAATGGGATAATATCAATATAAACAATGAAGCTTCTTGGGGTGAGCCACTTTATAACCCTGATCAAATTACGGATTGGAGTCAGGGAGCCTTTGAACAGGGTCCTATTACAGGTCCTAACCCCAATATTCCTTCTACAGGCTGGGGAGTTTATAATCCGGTGAATCACCATATTAATGGAAAAGCAATTTTTGTTCTAAAATATGCTTCAGGAACGTATATTAAATTTGCTATTGAAGACGCATTCTCAGGATACACTTTTAAATATTCCAAGTGGGATGGTACTGCATGGACACCAACTGAAACAAGAACTGTAGCTAACGGAACTGATGACGCTTATTTCAACTATTTCTCATTCGATACCGGAGCAAAAGTTCCTAATATGGAACCTTCAAAAAATGCGTGGGACTTAGTCTTTACAAAATATTTCACCTTCTATAATGGGGTTCAGATGTATCCTGTGGCAGGAGCTATCCAAAGCCCAGGCCTTAAAGTTGCCATGGTAGATCCTGAAACTCAACAGGTAGCTGATGGAAACATTCCTGCAGCCAATAATTTTTCATCCAATATTACTACAATTGGGCATTCATGGAAAGTGATTACTACTTTGAAGAATAACGTTGTGTATTATGTCAAAAAAGGGAATGATTATTACAGAATGTATTTCACTCAAAGTGATGGTTCCAGCACTGGAAATATGTTTTTCAAGTATAAAAAAATTACCGGATCATTGGGAATCACAGAAGTAAGTAAAAAAGCTTCTTTTGGAATCTATCCAAATCCTACAACAGCAGATAAAAAAGTAACAATTTTATTTGATGTTAAAGAAAAAGCAAGCAACAAAGGAAGTGTAGAAGTATACGACCTAACTGGAAAAAAGGTGCATGCTGCTGAATTAACTAATCAGGCTGGGTTCTACAGACAAGATCTGAACCTGTCTCAGCTTCCTTCAGGAAATTATTTGGTAAAAATTACCTATGGAGGAACTTCAGAAACAAAAAAACTTATTGTAAAATAA
- a CDS encoding T9SS type A sorting domain-containing protein, translating into MKLKLLLGALILTAFTAKAQVPTINENFDNFTAGNTTFPQFGWSTVVAPLVMNEAPFPVPPRMIVTNTSANRAVQSYSGTNPTNPSYLISPQIQAPAGDKTLKFTTTLVSPSPGPGTIQIGLASNPTDMSTFTPVGNPITVSAIGTILNINVPIPASTSSYLVFKFTPSAMHVAVQIDDVVYDTTGSLGVNDNAVAQNEVKFFVNADNTSLGFVAKKDPKNIQIYSSAGLKVAEGKLNGQKFNINGLQTGVYFIAIETAEGKIIQSKFIKK; encoded by the coding sequence ATGAAACTAAAATTACTTTTAGGAGCATTGATACTTACAGCCTTTACCGCTAAAGCACAAGTACCAACTATCAACGAAAACTTCGATAACTTCACTGCGGGAAACACCACTTTCCCTCAGTTTGGCTGGTCTACCGTGGTAGCTCCTCTGGTTATGAATGAAGCCCCATTCCCGGTTCCACCAAGAATGATCGTAACGAACACTAGTGCCAACAGAGCTGTTCAATCATATTCAGGAACAAACCCTACAAATCCTTCTTATTTAATTTCTCCACAGATCCAGGCTCCTGCAGGAGACAAAACACTGAAGTTTACAACAACTTTGGTATCTCCATCCCCTGGTCCTGGAACTATTCAGATAGGATTAGCATCTAATCCTACAGATATGTCAACATTTACTCCTGTTGGAAATCCAATTACAGTATCTGCAATTGGAACGATTCTGAATATAAACGTACCTATACCAGCATCTACATCCTCGTATCTTGTGTTTAAGTTTACACCTTCAGCGATGCACGTAGCTGTACAAATTGATGATGTTGTCTATGATACAACAGGTTCTTTGGGAGTTAATGACAATGCAGTTGCCCAAAATGAAGTTAAGTTCTTTGTTAATGCAGACAATACGTCCCTTGGCTTTGTAGCGAAGAAAGATCCTAAAAACATTCAAATCTATTCTTCTGCTGGGTTAAAAGTAGCAGAAGGGAAACTGAACGGACAAAAATTTAATATCAATGGACTTCAGACTGGGGTTTACTTCATCGCTATTGAAACTGCTGAAGGAAAAATCATCCAATCAAAATTCATCAAAAAATAA
- a CDS encoding TonB-dependent receptor plug domain-containing protein — protein MKKKVLSILSLSIVFWMNAQEKDSLNQKKIEEVVITGQFTQRSINKSIYKVEVIDAEQIKNMAATNVADVLNQSLNIQITPDTRSGNSTATMMGLDGSYVKVLIDNIPVVGDTGLGSNIDLTKLSLNNIERIEIVKGSMGVEYGNGALAGVINIITKKGSSKKLSVRASAQEETVRNNYDIKKKGNGRHIQNINIDYNIDNNWFANINFNHNQFMGYEGNKMGYKYLETDLKRGYEWNPKDQYDASALIRYSKNKTSFYYKLSYLNEGFNFYNPEVNVESLNDGNGGALYRSMDRKYNTNRWIHQFNIQTNLGHIQYMGDFSYQNQDRKFQDYNYDIPNRSILNKEEELSYYKTNVIYSRGMFSNFLDNKTFDFQLGYELDYTDGYASLIAGKFFTKAINRTLFTYSNFISGEWNISDKFSVRPGARLSVSEKFNNQFNYSLSARYKISENSNLRLVAGTANRFPTYEELYTYFVNLNHDIQGNPDLNPEKGFSTGAFWDQSFTTGNDWKIAYSVSGLYLDVRDKIEMLLIKDPSTYQFRNMDKYRNMLFSANVDFKKDQLAFSLRSALGGTSVSMNSMYHTSPTDYQYQVQAGATVNYKLKNPGTSFALYYKYTGPGRIYVFENEASGFKLGRTDGFHMMDFIVSQPFWKDHLELSAGVKNIFDVTSINSTAMKADAHATTAPTGIVNLYYGRSYFARLTFQF, from the coding sequence ATGAAGAAGAAGGTGCTTTCCATTCTATCATTATCCATTGTTTTTTGGATGAATGCACAAGAAAAGGATTCTCTTAATCAAAAGAAAATAGAAGAAGTTGTCATTACAGGGCAATTTACACAACGATCCATTAACAAATCTATATATAAGGTTGAAGTAATAGATGCTGAACAGATCAAAAACATGGCGGCAACCAATGTAGCTGATGTTTTAAATCAAAGTCTTAACATTCAAATCACTCCGGATACCCGTTCAGGAAATTCTACAGCCACTATGATGGGATTGGATGGGAGCTATGTTAAAGTTCTTATTGACAATATTCCGGTCGTAGGAGATACAGGTTTAGGAAGTAATATAGACCTTACCAAACTATCATTGAATAATATCGAAAGAATCGAGATTGTCAAAGGAAGCATGGGAGTAGAATATGGAAATGGGGCACTTGCCGGGGTGATCAATATTATTACTAAGAAAGGCAGCTCAAAAAAGCTCAGCGTAAGAGCTTCTGCTCAGGAAGAGACCGTAAGAAACAATTATGATATCAAGAAAAAAGGAAATGGAAGGCATATCCAGAATATAAATATTGATTATAATATTGATAATAACTGGTTTGCGAATATCAACTTCAACCATAATCAGTTTATGGGCTATGAAGGAAATAAAATGGGCTATAAATATTTAGAAACTGATCTTAAAAGAGGATATGAATGGAATCCTAAAGATCAATATGATGCCTCTGCTTTGATTAGATATTCAAAAAATAAAACTTCCTTCTATTATAAACTTTCGTATTTGAATGAAGGATTCAATTTCTACAATCCTGAAGTAAATGTAGAGTCACTTAATGACGGAAACGGTGGGGCTTTGTATCGAAGCATGGACAGAAAATATAATACCAACCGATGGATTCACCAGTTTAATATTCAGACAAATCTGGGGCATATTCAGTATATGGGAGATTTTTCTTACCAAAACCAGGATAGAAAATTTCAGGATTATAATTATGATATTCCAAACAGATCTATTCTCAATAAAGAAGAAGAGCTGTCTTACTATAAAACAAATGTAATCTATTCAAGAGGAATGTTCAGTAATTTCCTTGATAATAAAACTTTCGACTTTCAATTGGGGTATGAATTAGATTATACGGATGGTTATGCTTCATTAATTGCCGGTAAATTTTTTACCAAAGCTATCAACAGAACTCTTTTTACCTACTCAAACTTTATTTCCGGAGAATGGAATATTTCTGATAAATTCTCTGTAAGACCAGGTGCAAGGCTTTCAGTAAGTGAAAAATTCAATAATCAGTTTAATTATTCCCTTTCTGCAAGATATAAAATTTCTGAGAATTCAAACTTGAGATTAGTGGCTGGTACAGCAAACCGTTTTCCTACTTATGAAGAGCTTTATACCTATTTCGTAAATCTTAATCATGACATTCAAGGAAATCCTGACCTGAATCCAGAAAAAGGGTTCTCTACAGGAGCATTTTGGGATCAGAGTTTTACAACAGGAAATGATTGGAAGATTGCCTATAGTGTCAGTGGTTTATATCTGGATGTAAGGGATAAGATAGAAATGCTTCTCATCAAAGATCCTTCTACTTACCAGTTTAGAAATATGGATAAATATAGAAATATGTTATTCTCAGCAAATGTTGATTTCAAAAAGGACCAATTGGCATTTTCCCTGAGAAGTGCTTTAGGGGGAACTTCGGTATCCATGAACTCAATGTATCATACTTCACCTACAGATTATCAGTACCAGGTACAGGCAGGAGCCACAGTTAACTATAAACTGAAAAATCCGGGAACTTCATTTGCCCTTTACTATAAATATACAGGTCCTGGAAGGATTTATGTATTTGAAAATGAGGCGAGTGGGTTTAAGCTTGGAAGAACAGATGGTTTTCATATGATGGACTTTATTGTAAGCCAGCCATTCTGGAAAGATCATCTGGAGCTTTCTGCAGGGGTAAAAAATATCTTTGATGTTACCAGTATTAATTCTACAGCGATGAAGGCTGATGCTCATGCTACAACAGCTCCTACAGGTATTGTGAATTTATATTATGGCAGAAGCTATTTTGCCAGATTAACGTTTCAATTTTAA
- a CDS encoding HmuY family protein codes for MKYLKIFSIFSVMLATQSCISADEDKVPAPPITGSSVNVPVGGATEPNQVWIDLSDMVKEEKEPRKTINKRTDWDLGFYTGDDFRVIINGSLAMTVIKIPNAKDISKVKESDVTNLKDIAQVGTFDAENMKYVDNPNGQFLTQTSGIEPIKENDADNPVYLINLGREIPPAANIGAGSVSLSGEPRGWKKVQILRATNGYKVRYADLNAGSEGISEYIITKDPEYNFAFFNLKTGSPAKIQPKKKSWDLAFTTFTNEVFMSPGNSAGSYFYADFVTINSLDGVKAYQVNVTGNLEQAYAAFKLKDVDNNKFILNDHRAIGDKWRTTTGTADNPVPFVYSDRFFILKDPNGFYFKLKFTSMKNLKGERGFTSFAFDPL; via the coding sequence ATGAAGTATTTAAAAATATTTTCGATTTTTTCTGTAATGCTAGCGACACAGTCTTGTATTTCTGCCGATGAAGACAAAGTTCCTGCGCCTCCTATTACCGGTTCTTCGGTGAATGTACCTGTGGGAGGAGCTACTGAGCCCAATCAGGTGTGGATTGATCTGAGTGATATGGTTAAGGAAGAAAAAGAGCCTAGAAAAACTATTAATAAACGAACAGATTGGGACTTAGGATTTTATACAGGCGATGATTTCAGGGTAATTATCAACGGGTCTCTTGCGATGACGGTCATTAAAATACCTAATGCTAAAGATATCAGTAAGGTAAAAGAATCAGATGTAACAAACTTAAAAGATATTGCGCAGGTAGGAACATTTGATGCTGAAAATATGAAGTATGTAGATAATCCAAATGGCCAATTCCTAACTCAAACTTCAGGAATTGAACCAATCAAAGAAAATGATGCGGATAATCCTGTTTATTTAATTAATTTAGGAAGAGAAATTCCTCCTGCTGCTAATATTGGAGCGGGTTCTGTATCATTATCAGGTGAGCCGAGAGGATGGAAGAAAGTCCAGATTTTAAGAGCTACTAATGGATACAAAGTTCGTTATGCAGATCTTAATGCCGGAAGCGAAGGGATTAGTGAATATATCATAACAAAGGATCCTGAGTATAACTTTGCTTTTTTCAATCTTAAAACAGGAAGTCCTGCAAAGATTCAGCCTAAGAAAAAAAGCTGGGATTTGGCCTTTACTACATTTACTAATGAAGTATTTATGAGTCCGGGGAACAGTGCAGGTAGTTACTTTTATGCAGACTTTGTAACTATTAATAGCTTAGATGGAGTGAAAGCATATCAAGTAAATGTTACAGGAAATCTTGAACAAGCGTATGCCGCATTTAAATTAAAGGATGTGGACAATAATAAATTTATTTTAAATGATCATAGAGCGATTGGAGATAAATGGAGAACGACTACCGGGACAGCAGATAACCCTGTTCCATTTGTATATTCAGATCGTTTCTTTATTCTGAAAGACCCAAACGGTTTTTATTTTAAGCTGAAATTCACTTCTATGAAGAATTTAAAAGGAGAGCGTGGCTTTACATCTTTCGCATTCGATCCATTATAA